GATCGTTTTCGTCATAAACAGTAATGGTTGCTTGCGCTTTCACATACGTCGTCCGCCGGACGGTGGTATATTCCAAATTCATGGATATATCCTGGATATGCATCTTCGGCTCTGAACTGTCCTCGTACCAGCGCGACTTTAATCCATTGTAGGCTGCACGTGTGGTAACAGTATCCGGATTCGTCCCGTCATCGGAAACTGCGACTACACCATACCACTCTTCGTTTGAATATTCATCCGGATGTCCGGTCATTTCGTACATATACGGGAAACCGCCGTAGTCGTGAGCGGAGTTACTGCCACCGCTTGTCTTCCACCATTCATCCGAATATGCAAATACTGTGCCTCCGGAACATACGTCACCTCTTGCGGCAATCTCATCCCATAGCGCAACATCTAATTGTTCCTGAGATGCCTCGTCGAGATAGCCATCCGCCGGATCACCGTATTTATCATTTGTATGCCAGGCGTCAACCCCGAATTCGGAGACCCAGAAAGCCTTATTGCTCCTACTGGCGAAATCGTCGAACATATCGCCGAAGGTTATGCCTTCATAGACGTTTCCGCCCCATACATCGAGATAATTCATATCCTTATCGGTTGTTAGAAAGTTGCTATCGCCGATATGGAATATGTTCATGAGTACCGCCGTCACCGGGTGGTAGGCATCTCCTTCCTCCATATAAGCGGCTTCAGCCAGTTCATTAAGAAGCGTGTAATACTCGTAGTCACATCCGGCATAGGCCGCTTCCGTCTCATTTCCGGGAGACCACATAAGAACAGCCGGATGGTTCTTATATGTGCTTACATAATTTCGAAAGTCGGTCTTTATCCAATCTCTGACGCCGGGATCGCTCAAATCGCTGTGGCCATCAATGTAGTAGTGTATATCTTCAGACCTTTTTGGACACTTCGGCGTTATTTAAGTTTGCGACTTGATACTGCTCTGGGTCATTGTTTTGGTTAATATTTCTACCTTCCAGATTATACCTCTTCCTGCGTTCAAGCGTCAATCGTTTCTTCTCAGCACGTCTTTTTAATATCTTCTCCTTTCTGCCGGCATAGACATCATTCGGCGATACGTTATCAAGCGATTCATGGGGCGTAGAATTATAGATAGGAATGGCCTCATCAACCGCTCGCCTCAGCTCCTCCGGTGAACAGTAGACCACAAGACACAGCTTATCTTTAATACGCCTGTTGAACCGCTCGATCTTGCCACGTCCTTGCGGATGATAGGGCGTGCCGAAGATATGCTTTATACCGTGAGCCGATAGATAATCGTCCATTATGACGGAGGTAAAGCCAGGACCGTTATCGGTATAAATATGCGGCATATTATTCTTGTCTACGAGATGGCCTTCACGCTTCGCGTTTTCAATAGCTATCTCCACCACATCAGCGAAGCTAAAGGCTGTCTCATCAGGCCTTACGTCATAGCCTATGATCTTGCGGGAGTAGTCATCTTCTACCGGTATAAGCTTATAATATCCCCAGCCTACTACAAAGATATTGGTGGCGTCAGACTGCCAGAGCTCATCAGGCCTTGTCATCTTATGCTTCCATTCCTTGGCCGCCGGTAGCTCCGCCATTGGCCTTGGAGCGATGAGGTTATTATCTTTCAGGATCCTATATACGGTAGATTCCGATATCGAGAAGTCTTCCTCGTCGGTAATCTTGATGGCTAGGAGTCTTGAAGATAGCTCCGGATGAAGGCGGGCTATCTCAAGGACTCGAGATACTTCTTTCTCGGCAAGCCTATTCCAGACACGCTTCGCCTGAGGCTTTGTCTTGGCAAGGCCTGGCAGACCATCCTCATCGTAAGTTCTTCGCCACTTGTAGTAGGTGGAGCGAGGAATATTCAGATCCTCAAGGACTTTAGCCCTATGTCCTTCCTTGAGCTCCACCTTTTTTATGAGATCCTCTCTCTGATACTCATCCATATATCTATGCCAGCCTTCCTTTACGCATTCAGACTTTTTTTAAGAAGCTGGTTCTCAAGGGCGGATTCGCCTATAAGTTCCTTCAATCGTGAATTCTCATCGCGTAGATGCTTTACCTCGCTTGTTGTGGCATCTCTTAGGCCATCGCCTTTTAAGCGCGCCTTGCCGGCCTCCATGAAGTTTTTAAGCCATGAATAGTATATGGCTGTTGATATATTCTCGCGCCTGCAGAGGTCTGATGTGGGCAGCTCTTTACGGAAGCCTTCCAGGACTATCCTGATCTTGTCTTCAGTGGATACACGCTTGCGGGTTTTATACTTTACTTCGCGGATTAGCTTCGCGGCAGAGCCGGGAGTAGCGGTTACTTCATCTTTTTCTAATACAAGGGTGGGTTCTTTCATTTTGGTCCTTTCTCGCGGGTTATAATGGGTACCATTATAACCCATCTTATCCACCCAGACCAATATCAAATCTACAAACCTAAAAAGAACCTATTGTGTCCACTAGTTGCTAAAGTTGCACAAATTGTATGACGCATTAGTGGTGAAGCGCCAGCCCAGCCCTTCAGTAAAGATGCCCCAGTACCTGCTCCATATAGGTTATCTAAACCGGGTTTACTGGCTAAGCCAATTGGATAAACCTCTACATCATTCCAGCCATTCGCGCAGAGATTGGCATACAGATAATCCATATTTGGCATGAATGGTTCAACAGCAATAGTATAAATTCCTTTTGACCGAGCCAAACAGGTGTAAAATCCGACATTCGCTCCAATATCAACCATGACATCTATATCTTTGAGAATATTTCTGACAAGCTCTGCTTCCATCGGTTCAAAAGTTCCTTGTGCCATGGCTATGTTTCCGGCAAATTTGAAACCCCACGGTGTCACGACTGGCTCTTCCATTACATGCAGTTGATCACGCATACTCCGATACGTGGCGGCTATACGAGGAAATCGGTCTACGAAAGGCCTCATTAATGAGCCTATCCGTTTTAATGAAAACACTTGTCATCCTTTCAGTTGTATTTTGAAAGTGCTGCCATCCAAATAAAATAAACCGCAGAAAAGAAAACACCAGCAATGACAATACCCGTAATGCCGTACCAATACGCACCGGCAAAGTTAAATATAACGCCCAATAGAGCTGTAATGATTTTTGCTGTCATAATTACACGTGTTTTCATTTGGCTCTGCAGGTTAAGCGTTATGGCTTGACCAGCTGCAAATACTCCGCCGGCAAGAAACATCCACGGCAATAGATAAGATATGGATGCGTATTCTTTAGCCGCAAAAATCCTGAATATCTGCGCGTGAAACAGAAACGCTGCCAAAAAGGTAATGAATGTCGCCCCCAAAGTAAAACCGGTTAGACGCCAACTTAGGCTATTTACATTAGTGTTTCGTCGGTTATCGTTTGCGCTACCGGCCTGCTGATAAAAAATGGGGGTTAAAAACTGCATTGCCATTCCGGCGGCCATTGATATCGGGTAATACCCCAACTGAAAAAGCACGCCATACAGACCCACATTTTGCGTAGTAGAGAAAAAATTCAGTGCCCAGCGATCGGAAGATAGCTGGATCCAGGTAAAAATTCCCCATGTGGCAAACGGCCACGAGTACTTCCATATCTCGGCCGACCAATTTCTTTCTTTATCTGCTACGGATATATATTTGGGAACGACTTTGCGAAAAAATACATACTGAGAACAAAGCAGCAGCATAGCTGCCATGGCATAGCCAACCATCGCCATAGTACTAGTGGCACCCAAAAAAATCATCAAACCTGCGGCGACTAGAAACCGCACCCAGGGATCTATTCCCTGATGAAGTGCAA
The sequence above is drawn from the Candidatus Omnitrophota bacterium genome and encodes:
- a CDS encoding DDE-type integrase/transposase/recombinase yields the protein MDEYQREDLIKKVELKEGHRAKVLEDLNIPRSTYYKWRRTYDEDGLPGLAKTKPQAKRVWNRLAEKEVSRVLEIARLHPELSSRLLAIKITDEEDFSISESTVYRILKDNNLIAPRPMAELPAAKEWKHKMTRPDELWQSDATNIFVVGWGYYKLIPVEDDYSRKIIGYDVRPDETAFSFADVVEIAIENAKREGHLVDKNNMPHIYTDNGPGFTSVIMDDYLSAHGIKHIFGTPYHPQGRGKIERFNRRIKDKLCLVVYCSPEELRRAVDEAIPIYNSTPHESLDNVSPNDVYAGRKEKILKRRAEKKRLTLERRKRYNLEGRNINQNNDPEQYQVANLNNAEVSKKV
- a CDS encoding lipopolysaccharide biosynthesis protein, translated to MKSFLRSERLHRLSKEGLWVVFGQATAVIGSLIGVRILTGLLDPTAYGELVLGMTVATLINQAVFGPLGNGVTRFYAPAVEKRDFDGYLNAVLRLVLSATGVVILILLLMAAGLLIAGRTEWIAITTVALIFAILSGYNSILSGVQNAARQRSIVALHQGIDPWVRFLVAAGLMIFLGATSTMAMVGYAMAAMLLLCSQYVFFRKVVPKYISVADKERNWSAEIWKYSWPFATWGIFTWIQLSSDRWALNFFSTTQNVGLYGVLFQLGYYPISMAAGMAMQFLTPIFYQQAGSANDNRRNTNVNSLSWRLTGFTLGATFITFLAAFLFHAQIFRIFAAKEYASISYLLPWMFLAGGVFAAGQAITLNLQSQMKTRVIMTAKIITALLGVIFNFAGAYWYGITGIVIAGVFFSAVYFIWMAALSKYN
- a CDS encoding transposase, which codes for MKEPTLVLEKDEVTATPGSAAKLIREVKYKTRKRVSTEDKIRIVLEGFRKELPTSDLCRRENISTAIYYSWLKNFMEAGKARLKGDGLRDATTSEVKHLRDENSRLKELIGESALENQLLKKSLNA